The following coding sequences lie in one Treponema sp. OMZ 790 genomic window:
- a CDS encoding Rpn family recombination-promoting nuclease/putative transposase, whose amino-acid sequence MSKHKRSYKDSVFVDLFAEDEKAKENFLSLYNALHGTSLTATEDLKNIRLDQVLYMAFYNDVSYLVDNKIIVLAEHQSTINPNMPLRCLEYIGRLYETLFESKEKYSRKLLNIPTPEFYVFYNGEETYPSDKTLKLSDAFIEKSSLPSLELTVKVININQQNRHPLLENCKTMYEYTVFVETVRRWKKEDPQNGFQKAIDECIQNNILRDYLKRKTKEVINMLLAEYDYETDIAVQREESLMIGIQQGIERGSYQTKLETAKLMKGMNYPITDICTISGLSIEEVKAL is encoded by the coding sequence ATGTCTAAGCATAAACGCAGCTATAAAGATTCGGTATTCGTTGACCTTTTTGCAGAAGACGAAAAGGCCAAGGAAAACTTTTTGTCGCTCTATAATGCCTTGCACGGTACTTCGCTTACGGCTACTGAAGATTTGAAAAATATCCGATTGGATCAGGTTCTCTATATGGCCTTCTATAACGATGTGTCTTATCTGGTCGATAACAAAATAATAGTGCTCGCGGAACATCAATCTACTATCAATCCTAATATGCCTTTGCGGTGTCTTGAATATATCGGACGCCTGTATGAAACTCTCTTTGAATCAAAGGAAAAATACAGCCGTAAACTCCTAAATATTCCGACACCGGAGTTTTATGTTTTTTATAATGGAGAAGAAACTTATCCTTCCGATAAAACTCTGAAACTATCGGATGCTTTTATCGAAAAATCTTCATTGCCTAGTCTTGAATTAACCGTTAAAGTAATAAATATCAACCAACAAAACCGCCATCCTTTATTGGAAAACTGCAAGACGATGTATGAATACACCGTATTTGTGGAAACGGTGCGCAGATGGAAAAAAGAAGACCCTCAAAACGGCTTTCAAAAAGCCATCGATGAATGTATACAAAATAATATTTTGCGTGATTATCTAAAACGCAAGACCAAGGAGGTAATAAATATGTTGCTGGCCGAATATGATTACGAAACAGATATAGCAGTACAACGAGAAGAAAGCCTGATGATTGGAATACAACAAGGAATTGAGCGAGGCTCTTATCAAACCAAACTTGAAACGGCAAAGTTGATGAAGGGGATGAATTATCCGATTACCGATATTTGTACAATATCGGGCTTAAGCATTGAAGAAGTAAAAGCATTATAG
- a CDS encoding FGGY-family carbohydrate kinase: MRQCLKNNFCAAVFDIGTSSLKGALIAEDGKVHTQGRLFFPQNLEAETWLVSFENLFKQFSDFAEIKGIKICGICISGNGPSLVAVSDKSGSRDFLLLWNKASPEASDGNAKEKNLLYGKSIFLPRLDLFRNSYPEIFDNAKYILSGPEYLIYKLTKNAVTVLPEKRYVSAYWSDEELKALSIPKKKIPPFVPLGEHCGLYRNIPVFAGPPDFIAALIGTNTLKPGRACDRAGSSEGINICIEAPPESSKLKGLRLLPSLISDLWNLSYIIEDSGSLFYEYIKKHGGSFMDFDAFVHSINTIESYKENEAEGRAIIEALAFKVKEGMDLLEKAAGFRPVYTLSGGQANNKLWRELKAEITGREFKVLQIADAELLGNAAIVFTSLKTYASISEAADGIASF; the protein is encoded by the coding sequence ATGCGTCAATGCCTAAAAAATAATTTTTGTGCTGCCGTCTTTGACATAGGAACTTCCTCCCTCAAAGGAGCCCTCATAGCCGAAGACGGCAAGGTTCATACTCAAGGCCGCTTATTTTTTCCTCAAAACCTTGAAGCCGAAACATGGCTTGTTTCTTTTGAAAACCTTTTTAAACAGTTTTCCGACTTTGCGGAAATAAAAGGCATTAAGATTTGCGGTATCTGCATTTCGGGGAATGGGCCGAGCTTGGTTGCCGTATCAGACAAAAGCGGAAGCAGGGATTTTTTGCTTTTGTGGAACAAGGCTTCTCCCGAAGCCTCTGACGGAAACGCCAAGGAGAAAAATCTTCTTTACGGTAAGTCCATTTTTTTGCCGCGCCTGGATTTATTCCGAAACTCTTACCCGGAAATATTCGATAATGCAAAATATATTTTATCGGGCCCCGAATATTTAATTTATAAGCTTACAAAAAATGCGGTGACCGTTTTACCCGAAAAGAGATATGTATCCGCTTATTGGTCGGATGAAGAGCTAAAGGCCTTATCAATACCCAAAAAAAAGATCCCACCCTTTGTTCCGCTAGGCGAGCATTGCGGCCTTTACCGTAATATCCCGGTTTTTGCAGGGCCTCCCGATTTTATAGCAGCCCTCATCGGCACAAACACCTTGAAGCCGGGAAGGGCCTGCGACAGGGCCGGTTCAAGCGAGGGAATAAATATCTGTATCGAAGCTCCTCCTGAAAGCTCCAAACTGAAAGGCTTACGCCTTCTTCCTTCTCTCATTTCTGACCTTTGGAATCTTTCGTACATAATAGAGGATTCGGGCAGCCTTTTTTACGAATATATAAAAAAGCACGGGGGGAGTTTTATGGACTTTGATGCCTTTGTGCACAGTATAAATACTATCGAGTCCTATAAAGAAAATGAAGCGGAAGGAAGGGCTATCATCGAGGCTCTTGCTTTTAAGGTAAAAGAGGGAATGGATTTGCTTGAAAAGGCCGCAGGCTTTCGCCCTGTGTATACACTCTCGGGCGGGCAGGCCAATAACAAACTTTGGCGGGAACTAAAGGCCGAAATTACGGGCAGAGAATTTAAGGTGCTGCAAATAGCCGACGCCGAGCTCTTGGGCAACGCCGCAATAGTTTTTACTTCTCTTAAAACCTATGCATCGATAAGCGAAGCCGCCGATGGAATAGCGTCTTTTTGA
- a CDS encoding ribose-phosphate pyrophosphokinase: MNYLESNNLAIIACPGGEEFANLTIRNLKHIYARKLYQQSEKLAKRYNTSAEDMIQKFNFYNDLFAGRMSVNKDTNKIHVPKFKVDARFTYFMNGEFKTELLETVRGKDVYIFQDVENKQEITINEGKNKVVFSVNDHLMSLIVTIDAVRHAGAGRISLVLPVYPYSRQHKKKGREGLTASLLGHIYEDLDVEQIITLDIHSREIENSFHSARLQNLHASYQIIRELTRILDLSADSEEQFVVVSPDSGAVDRNKFYSSGLQKPLAMIYKERDYSVVTQNAKQSNIVSIKLLGDVEGKNAFLADDMLGTGGTLLKAMEFLKSKGAKKVIAAVSLPFFTGDAIQQFDEAYSKGLFYRVIGTNAVYHTELKQKEWYIETDVSGLFAQVITRLHENLSLSSLLDNRDIIEKLLKNASMPKK, from the coding sequence ATGAATTATCTTGAATCGAACAACCTCGCAATTATCGCTTGTCCGGGAGGAGAAGAGTTTGCAAATTTAACGATTAGGAATTTGAAGCATATCTATGCCCGTAAGTTGTACCAGCAAAGCGAAAAACTTGCAAAGAGGTACAATACCTCCGCTGAGGATATGATTCAAAAGTTTAACTTTTATAACGATTTGTTTGCAGGCAGAATGTCGGTAAACAAAGATACAAATAAAATCCATGTACCTAAATTTAAGGTAGATGCCCGCTTTACATATTTTATGAATGGGGAGTTTAAAACCGAACTCCTTGAAACAGTCCGCGGAAAAGACGTTTATATTTTTCAGGATGTTGAAAACAAACAGGAAATTACCATCAATGAAGGGAAAAACAAGGTAGTATTTTCGGTAAATGATCACCTTATGTCCCTCATCGTAACCATAGATGCAGTGCGCCATGCCGGTGCAGGAAGAATATCCTTGGTTCTTCCGGTTTATCCTTACAGCCGCCAGCATAAAAAGAAGGGAAGGGAAGGCTTAACAGCCAGCTTACTCGGCCATATTTATGAAGACCTCGATGTAGAGCAGATTATAACCCTCGATATTCACTCCCGTGAAATTGAAAATTCCTTCCATTCCGCGCGCTTACAAAACCTTCATGCAAGCTATCAGATTATCCGTGAGCTTACGAGAATACTCGATTTGAGTGCCGACTCGGAAGAACAATTTGTAGTCGTTTCTCCCGATTCCGGGGCTGTTGACCGAAACAAATTCTATTCGTCGGGCTTGCAAAAACCCCTCGCCATGATATATAAGGAAAGGGATTATTCCGTCGTTACCCAAAATGCCAAACAGTCGAATATTGTAAGCATTAAACTTTTGGGCGATGTTGAAGGAAAAAACGCCTTCCTCGCAGACGACATGTTGGGTACGGGAGGAACTCTTTTAAAGGCTATGGAATTCTTGAAGAGCAAGGGAGCAAAAAAGGTTATAGCCGCAGTAAGTCTTCCCTTCTTTACGGGAGATGCCATTCAGCAATTTGATGAGGCCTATTCCAAGGGGCTTTTTTACAGGGTTATAGGTACAAACGCCGTTTACCACACCGAGTTAAAACAAAAAGAATGGTATATCGAAACCGATGTGTCGGGTCTCTTTGCTCAAGTTATCACGCGGCTTCACGAAAATCTCTCGCTTTCGAGCCTCCTCGATAACAGGGATATTATCGAAAAATTGCTTAAAAATGCGTCAATGCCTAAAAAATAA
- a CDS encoding GGDEF domain-containing protein yields the protein MNSSKQKWLEILQTARLFAHLSIPEIQVLAEAMFYSEFEAGQALVYEGESGNELFIIVKGYISVSVKSEGKEIELVCLGAGDFFGEMAMLEQEHRSATCKAVEPTSCLVLKSQDFSSLIIDQPKIASTVLYNMLKITGSRLSKTDGLLSQIIRWGDDAKKRAITDEFTGLYNRRYLDESFEGLLKRCVRQHLGVNFAMVDVDHFGQLNKDYGAVFCDKVLLAIVEVFKHNFDTDDILIRYGGDEFSFIIRGIMERAELQCKKVCAEVNALTFQEHPELRVSCSIGLASYDEKISASELLKFADTALYAAKESGRNRVSVYQK from the coding sequence ATGAATAGCTCGAAACAAAAATGGCTTGAAATATTACAGACAGCTCGGCTTTTCGCTCATCTTTCTATACCGGAGATTCAGGTTTTGGCCGAAGCCATGTTTTATTCCGAATTTGAGGCAGGACAGGCCTTGGTTTATGAAGGAGAATCGGGTAATGAACTTTTTATCATTGTAAAAGGTTATATTTCGGTTTCGGTAAAATCTGAAGGAAAAGAGATCGAGCTTGTCTGCCTTGGAGCAGGAGACTTTTTCGGTGAGATGGCTATGCTTGAACAAGAGCACCGCTCGGCGACCTGTAAGGCGGTAGAACCGACCTCTTGTCTTGTTTTAAAGTCCCAAGATTTTTCTTCTCTTATTATAGACCAGCCGAAAATCGCTTCAACGGTTTTGTATAATATGCTTAAAATTACGGGAAGCCGTTTAAGCAAAACTGACGGTCTTCTTTCCCAGATAATCAGATGGGGTGATGATGCAAAAAAACGAGCCATTACGGATGAGTTTACGGGGCTTTATAACAGAAGGTATCTGGACGAATCTTTCGAAGGGCTTCTTAAGCGATGTGTCCGCCAGCATCTGGGAGTAAATTTTGCCATGGTCGATGTTGATCATTTCGGGCAGCTTAATAAAGATTACGGAGCTGTTTTTTGCGACAAGGTTTTATTAGCCATTGTCGAAGTTTTTAAACATAATTTTGACACCGATGATATTTTAATCCGGTACGGCGGCGATGAGTTTTCATTTATCATAAGAGGAATTATGGAAAGAGCCGAGCTCCAATGCAAAAAAGTTTGTGCTGAGGTTAATGCCCTGACTTTTCAAGAACACCCGGAACTGCGCGTTTCATGTTCAATAGGTCTTGCTTCTTATGATGAAAAAATATCCGCATCTGAACTTTTAAAATTTGCCGATACAGCTCTTTACGCGGCGAAAGAATCGGGAAGAAACAGAGTTTCCGTTTATCAAAAATAG
- a CDS encoding GGDEF domain-containing protein produces the protein MISDRQKMETLSNTPLFAGWDEVYLKDIADNAGIDSYQKGDVIFRQDTKGDRFYIIVEGNVIIVSPEDKSVLAEFVKGEMFGETAMLTAEEQKAIASANEDSVILSFPKDGIPMEEVFKNNPITYAQLLKSYLVMVSRRTRKANSLIKENSPIMQELQKQVYGDKLTGLLNKAYLEENIKNFMKSSFSLIMMKPDNFKAINDTYGHEKGDACLTFIGNHLSRFLDTDSVLIRYQGNEFAVLTPELGRDGAASLAEKIKAELENLDISPVLQKHFKLSMSLGVLLYPDTKIDQADFIKQCSEIPLIGRSRGGSLILFEEDINE, from the coding sequence ATGATTAGTGATAGACAGAAGATGGAGACTTTAAGTAATACTCCTCTTTTTGCAGGCTGGGATGAAGTTTACTTAAAAGACATAGCCGATAATGCCGGTATAGACAGCTATCAGAAAGGTGATGTTATTTTTAGGCAGGATACAAAAGGCGACCGTTTTTATATTATTGTAGAAGGAAATGTTATCATTGTATCTCCTGAAGATAAGTCGGTTCTTGCCGAATTTGTAAAAGGAGAAATGTTCGGTGAAACGGCTATGCTTACCGCGGAAGAACAAAAGGCTATCGCTTCTGCAAATGAAGATTCTGTCATTCTTTCTTTTCCTAAAGACGGAATTCCTATGGAAGAAGTTTTTAAAAATAATCCTATAACCTATGCCCAATTATTAAAGTCCTATCTGGTTATGGTTTCAAGAAGAACCCGAAAGGCGAACTCGCTAATAAAAGAAAACTCCCCAATCATGCAGGAATTACAAAAACAGGTTTACGGAGATAAATTGACCGGACTTTTAAATAAAGCTTATCTTGAAGAAAATATTAAAAATTTTATGAAAAGCTCTTTTTCTCTTATCATGATGAAGCCGGATAATTTTAAGGCTATTAACGACACCTACGGCCACGAAAAAGGAGATGCGTGTCTTACCTTTATCGGTAATCACCTGAGCCGGTTTTTAGATACCGATTCGGTTTTAATCCGATATCAGGGAAACGAATTTGCAGTCTTAACTCCCGAGTTAGGGCGTGACGGAGCTGCAAGTTTAGCCGAAAAGATAAAGGCAGAGCTTGAAAATTTGGATATTTCTCCAGTGCTGCAAAAACATTTTAAGCTAAGCATGAGTCTGGGCGTATTGCTCTATCCCGATACTAAGATAGATCAAGCCGATTTTATAAAGCAGTGTTCCGAAATTCCGCTTATAGGAAGATCCCGAGGCGGTTCTCTCATTCTTTTTGAGGAGGACATAAATGAATAG
- the rsgA gene encoding ribosome small subunit-dependent GTPase A, with product METILNFGFEDFFKDKKIEKEVGRIIFFGGTSYKIICKDGEKEARLKGAFKKECEVSGTYPTVGDWIGFESQENSFIVLIDFLYERKNKISRTDPRSGIELEQIIAANIDTAFICMSLNKDFNLNRLARYVFALQNIETVLLLTKADLSETRGDAENLIKKIYPHLKVYCISIFEPESLKNIKHYFKKGKTSVLIGSSGVGKSSLVNSLTGKEILRTNETNKKIDKGVHTTTNRQIISLGEDSGVIMDTPGMKVLGIWDSDSGENSFADITELKSKCLFSDCTHTCEKGCAVLEALKTGLLDKNRYELYLQLLKEDRRKIRREKRQEKFLTRKEEKSKSAKRRFKEKKNIKQTFKKDLDELLYE from the coding sequence ATGGAAACAATTTTAAATTTCGGGTTTGAAGATTTTTTTAAGGATAAAAAAATTGAAAAAGAGGTTGGGCGTATTATTTTTTTTGGCGGGACTTCCTATAAAATAATATGTAAAGATGGTGAAAAAGAAGCTCGCTTAAAAGGTGCTTTTAAAAAAGAATGCGAGGTATCCGGTACTTATCCTACGGTAGGAGACTGGATCGGTTTTGAATCTCAAGAAAATTCTTTTATTGTACTTATAGATTTTTTATATGAGCGCAAAAATAAGATTTCGAGGACAGACCCTAGGTCAGGCATTGAGCTTGAACAAATTATTGCTGCCAATATTGATACAGCTTTTATATGTATGTCCTTAAATAAGGATTTTAATTTAAACCGTTTGGCTAGATATGTTTTTGCCCTGCAAAATATCGAAACCGTTTTGCTTTTAACTAAGGCGGACTTATCCGAAACAAGGGGAGATGCCGAAAATTTAATAAAAAAGATTTATCCCCATTTAAAAGTTTATTGCATAAGTATTTTTGAACCTGAAAGTTTAAAAAATATAAAGCATTATTTTAAAAAGGGAAAGACTTCGGTGCTGATCGGTTCTTCCGGCGTTGGAAAATCGAGCCTTGTAAACAGCTTAACCGGGAAAGAAATTTTACGCACAAACGAAACAAATAAAAAGATAGATAAGGGCGTTCATACTACAACGAACCGTCAGATAATTTCTTTAGGAGAAGATTCGGGCGTTATAATGGATACTCCCGGCATGAAGGTTCTGGGTATCTGGGATTCGGACAGCGGGGAAAATTCTTTTGCCGATATTACCGAGCTAAAATCCAAGTGTCTTTTTAGCGACTGTACGCATACATGCGAAAAAGGCTGTGCCGTTTTAGAAGCTCTTAAAACGGGCTTACTGGATAAAAACAGGTATGAACTCTACCTGCAATTATTAAAAGAGGATAGAAGAAAAATAAGACGGGAAAAACGGCAGGAAAAATTCTTAACAAGGAAGGAAGAAAAATCCAAGTCGGCAAAAAGGCGCTTTAAAGAAAAGAAAAATATAAAACAAACCTTTAAAAAAGATTTGGATGAGCTGCTTTATGAATAA
- a CDS encoding lysoplasmalogenase: MYNQCLDPWCIATIVLFVVISTIHLIKCFKQKQKWADITKFMLMPSLLLFFLAFTFVNVQNFSILHILIIIALISSFFGDVALLFDREKQNFALGILFFAITQICYIVFAILGAKVDSIPLIPGIVSAVIFLTAIIYAVMITKKQLKGLKPIVVLYGLIISSMSWVFIVFAFANPVVGLILAAIGSLFFVISDTFVASQYFLGSRIATRFIIMKTYIIAQLLIVFGAIGIIGA, translated from the coding sequence ATGTATAATCAATGTTTAGATCCTTGGTGTATAGCAACTATCGTTTTGTTTGTTGTTATTTCGACAATCCATTTGATTAAGTGTTTTAAGCAAAAACAAAAATGGGCAGATATTACAAAGTTTATGCTGATGCCGTCTTTGCTTTTATTCTTTTTGGCTTTCACTTTTGTTAATGTTCAAAACTTCTCTATTTTACACATTTTAATAATTATTGCTCTGATATCCAGCTTTTTTGGGGATGTTGCTCTTCTTTTTGATAGGGAAAAACAAAACTTTGCGCTTGGAATTTTATTTTTTGCGATTACCCAAATCTGTTACATAGTTTTTGCAATACTCGGTGCTAAGGTTGATTCTATTCCCCTTATTCCCGGAATTGTTTCAGCAGTTATTTTTTTAACTGCAATTATTTATGCCGTAATGATAACAAAAAAACAATTAAAAGGTCTTAAACCCATTGTGGTTCTTTACGGGCTTATAATTTCATCGATGAGCTGGGTTTTTATAGTATTTGCATTTGCAAATCCTGTGGTAGGACTCATACTGGCAGCGATAGGCAGTCTTTTCTTTGTAATATCTGATACCTTTGTTGCATCCCAATATTTTTTGGGAAGCAGAATCGCGACCCGCTTTATTATTATGAAAACCTATATTATTGCCCAACTTTTAATCGTATTCGGTGCTATAGGAATTATAGGAGCCTAA
- a CDS encoding TatD family hydrolase gives MQIFDTHAHLGLIYSDPIEQLRVVQEARQGSVTRIVSICNSLHDFSKVYETLRFSPAVYHAVGVSPSEVTSPGKDWQKIIEESLKLPNVIAVGEIGLDYCKKYGDKRSQIELFIAQLDIASKAGFPVIIHNREAGKDLLDILKERIPKEGGVLHCYSEDDIYAKEALKLPLYFSFAGNLTYRNARNLHDTVLALPLDRIVVESESPFMPPSVYRGQRNMPANTIETVKFMAEMLSMDIEELADQLWKNSCKLFRLPE, from the coding sequence ATGCAGATTTTTGATACTCATGCTCATCTCGGCTTGATATATTCTGATCCGATTGAGCAGTTGCGTGTTGTACAAGAAGCCAGACAAGGCTCTGTAACAAGGATAGTAAGTATATGTAACAGTCTCCACGATTTCTCAAAGGTATACGAAACCCTTAGGTTTTCACCTGCGGTATACCATGCCGTAGGCGTATCTCCCTCCGAAGTTACATCTCCGGGAAAGGACTGGCAAAAAATAATCGAAGAAAGCTTAAAATTACCAAATGTCATTGCCGTAGGAGAGATAGGTCTTGATTATTGCAAAAAATACGGCGATAAGCGCTCGCAGATTGAGCTTTTTATAGCTCAGCTTGATATTGCTTCAAAAGCGGGATTTCCTGTAATTATCCATAACAGAGAAGCCGGAAAGGACCTTCTTGATATATTAAAGGAAAGAATCCCTAAAGAGGGCGGTGTTTTACATTGCTACTCCGAAGACGATATTTATGCAAAAGAGGCTTTAAAGCTGCCTCTGTATTTCTCCTTTGCAGGAAATTTGACCTACCGCAATGCAAGAAACTTGCATGATACGGTCTTGGCCCTTCCTCTTGACCGCATCGTCGTCGAATCCGAAAGCCCCTTTATGCCTCCTTCGGTATACCGAGGCCAAAGGAACATGCCTGCCAATACCATAGAAACCGTAAAGTTTATGGCGGAAATGCTTTCTATGGATATTGAAGAACTTGCCGATCAGCTATGGAAAAACAGCTGTAAGCTATTCAGGCTGCCGGAATAA
- the dusB gene encoding tRNA dihydrouridine synthase DusB → MPEMSLYKPVSIGGLLLSGNIFLAPVAGYSDKAFRSICVDCGADFTYTEMVSSEALVRDSDKTESLIGRAPNEKAYAVQIFGSNPEYMAKTAVIIAEKYSPECIDINSGCPMAKITKNGAGSALMTDIPLLYKIVKAVNDAMAPYKIPVTLKIRSGFTADKLNWKEAASAAIDAGVKMLTLHPRTRAQVYSGKADWNILAELVQFAKPYQIPIFGSGDLFSPEDAKKMLEETGCTGIMFARGAMGNPFIFTQTRELLTKGSYGEISTEQKIRTGFKELVFLCDEKGEEKGCREMRKRFAAYTKGIPDGSKLRQELVQASTIEEYKAIIQSAFNISCF, encoded by the coding sequence ATGCCGGAAATGTCGCTTTACAAGCCCGTCTCAATAGGCGGGCTTCTTTTATCTGGAAACATATTTTTGGCCCCTGTTGCAGGCTACTCTGACAAGGCCTTCCGCTCAATCTGCGTGGACTGCGGTGCCGATTTTACATACACCGAAATGGTCTCCTCAGAGGCCCTTGTGAGGGATTCCGATAAAACCGAAAGCCTAATCGGAAGGGCACCGAACGAAAAGGCCTATGCCGTGCAGATTTTCGGCTCAAACCCCGAATACATGGCAAAAACAGCCGTAATAATCGCCGAAAAATATTCTCCCGAATGTATCGATATAAATTCGGGCTGCCCTATGGCAAAGATTACCAAAAACGGAGCAGGTTCGGCTTTGATGACGGACATCCCGCTTTTATACAAAATTGTAAAGGCGGTAAATGATGCAATGGCTCCATATAAGATACCCGTAACTCTTAAAATAAGGTCGGGCTTTACCGCCGATAAACTCAACTGGAAAGAAGCTGCTTCAGCCGCAATTGATGCCGGGGTTAAAATGCTCACCCTCCATCCGCGCACCCGTGCACAGGTGTATTCGGGGAAGGCCGATTGGAACATCCTTGCAGAGCTGGTTCAATTTGCAAAGCCTTATCAAATTCCTATTTTTGGATCGGGAGATCTTTTTTCGCCTGAGGATGCCAAAAAAATGCTTGAAGAAACCGGCTGCACCGGCATAATGTTTGCCCGCGGGGCTATGGGAAACCCCTTTATCTTTACCCAAACAAGGGAGCTTTTGACCAAGGGTTCATACGGGGAAATAAGCACCGAACAAAAAATCCGCACAGGCTTTAAAGAGCTTGTCTTTTTATGCGATGAAAAGGGAGAAGAAAAAGGCTGCCGCGAAATGCGTAAACGCTTCGCCGCATACACCAAGGGCATACCTGACGGCTCAAAACTCCGCCAAGAATTGGTACAAGCCTCAACAATCGAGGAGTATAAAGCTATAATTCAAAGTGCTTTTAATATTTCTTGCTTTTAA
- a CDS encoding Rpn family recombination-promoting nuclease/putative transposase, with the protein MPCDAADARIFAKENFLSLYNALHGTHLPLSSPVENIRLDNVMYMNIINDVSCLIDGKIIVLAEHQSSINENMPLRFLQYIARLYEKLQAPTDRYLRKLSKIPTPEFYVFYNGTEDYPETTVLKLSDAFITKPEQVPLELTVRVLNINTDKANKVLAACKPLEEYSLFVEEVRKQTQLDPESGFTNAVKICIEKGILKEYLQRKSREVINMLVAEYDYDTDIAVQREESLRIGIQQGIQQGFSDGSYKTKLETAKLMKGMNYPINDICTISGLSVEEIKAL; encoded by the coding sequence TTGCCGTGCGACGCAGCAGATGCCCGCATATTTGCAAAAGAAAATTTCTTATCTCTTTACAACGCCTTGCACGGTACACACCTTCCGCTTTCGTCTCCGGTTGAAAATATAAGACTCGATAATGTTATGTACATGAATATAATCAATGACGTTTCCTGCCTTATAGACGGTAAAATCATCGTGCTGGCAGAACATCAATCCTCTATAAATGAAAATATGCCTCTACGATTTTTACAATATATAGCTAGGCTCTATGAAAAACTGCAAGCACCGACAGACAGGTATTTAAGAAAGCTGTCTAAAATACCTACGCCTGAGTTTTATGTCTTTTACAACGGCACGGAAGACTATCCCGAAACTACGGTTCTAAAACTATCCGATGCGTTTATCACAAAACCTGAACAAGTGCCGCTGGAGTTGACGGTGCGGGTTCTCAATATCAACACAGACAAAGCAAATAAAGTCTTAGCAGCCTGCAAACCACTTGAAGAATACAGCCTCTTTGTAGAAGAGGTAAGAAAACAAACACAACTCGACCCAGAAAGCGGCTTTACCAATGCGGTAAAGATATGTATAGAAAAAGGAATCTTAAAAGAATATTTACAGAGAAAATCACGGGAGGTAATCAATATGCTAGTAGCCGAATACGATTATGATACGGACATCGCAGTACAAAGAGAAGAAAGTCTAAGGATTGGCATACAACAGGGAATACAACAAGGTTTTTCTGACGGCTCATACAAAACAAAGCTTGAAACGGCAAAGCTGATGAAAGGTATGAATTATCCAATCAATGATATTTGTACAATATCAGGGCTTTCCGTTGAAGAAATAAAAGCTCTATAA